In Mobula birostris isolate sMobBir1 chromosome 2, sMobBir1.hap1, whole genome shotgun sequence, the genomic stretch ACCTATGCGAAGGATTTGATGTCTCAGGGTCTGTACACAATGACGTTCAGAAGGTTgcgggggggggtctcattgaaacttagCAAATATTGAAAGATTTCTGTCTTTGTAGGAatataccagtcctcattgagatatcagaactggaaagagtgagcaatgtcaccaaagacactcgaaAATTTTTACAGAGGtgctgtggggagcattctaactggctgcatcactctggtatgggggtggctactgcacaggattggaataaGCTGCAGTGAGTTGAAACTTAAGTCAACTGCGTCATgcacactagcctctgtagtatctagtacatcttcagagagtggtgcctcaaaaaggtggcgtccatcattaaggatccctatcacccaggtcatgccgtGTTCTTGCTACCACCGGTAAGGAGGTactgaaacctgaaggcacacactcaacaattcaggaacagcttcttcctctctgccatccgatttctaaatatgaatatatatatttatttttacgtgtgtgtgtgtttgtgtgtgtgtgtgtgtgcgcgcgtgcttTCTTTCTGTTAcgtgtctttctttctttctattaTGTGTTGccttatactgctgctgcaatgacaacaaatttcacaacgtatgccagtgatagtgATTCTGGAGACTTGGATATTGggtattacaggtttcccccgccatccgaaggtagagcgtacctatgaaacagttcgtaagcgggaatgtcgtaaagtgaagaagcaattaccatttatttacatgggaaaaatttttgagcattcgcagacccaaaaaataacctaccaaatcatgccaaataatacataaaatctaaaataacagtaacatatagtaaaagcaggaatgatatgataaatacacagcctatataaagtagaaatacttttctacaatcattcccgtactgtccaccgtagcgaaaatctcacacaagcgctcttggcagaaacactctctgcagtaacctttaagctacgaagctgccaaatcataccaaataacacaaaaatacacaacctatataaagtagaaataatgtatgtacagtgtagtatcacttaccggaatccggaagacagcgccgagcacactgatgatgttgTGTTAGGGTGAGTCATTGGAGGTTAGGGTGgtgcagtggttcccaacctccaggccgtggactgataccgatccgcaaactctgcaggggtgcagcggtagctgggacgcacccagcacatcttcaagaaaaaaagccgaaataaacaatctaattaattaggtgccaccggtAAATgtaaatgtcggctcagatcagaggcgattgacGATTGTTATTAATACTAACAAAAATTTAGTTTATGAACACAACTCATTCTTGGCTCttacaggaaatagaaaaataaTGATCAGTTGAGTATCTTTAATGCAATGTATAATGTCAGTATCCACCACAAATTCTGATTTGCATTGGAGTCTGTAGTATAAATTGTCAATTCTAATCTTTTTAAAGAATAACAATGCCATTTTTGAAAGTGGGGTAATATTGAGCTTTGTTTTACAGTGAGAGTAGCATGTTTGTCTCCAAGAGACGTTTCATTTTGAAGACATGTGGTACCACCCTCTTACTGCAAGCACTGGTGCCCCTTTTGGATCTTGCTCGTGAGTACTGCGGCTTTGATTCCATTCAGGTAACTTCAAACTTTGTATCCAGGCTTTGTATCCATGCTAGATttaacaatagaatcaatgtttGATTTAGTTTTAAAATTAGAATCTGAATGTGAAATTTGCTGAAATGTTTCACATTCAGAATTGTATATATCCTGATACTTGCATGCTACATTGAGTTTGCATTTTCAGATTGCCTCCAATCCCCACCCCTACCTTTGGTCCAAAGATGGGTGCTGGTTGGTAAAGGGTGCCAATTTACATGAACAAATTGTTTCTATCAGTGCTTAGAGTCCAAGTGAAGAACAGGCAATGAAGGATCCGGGGGGTAAAAGCATGTCTGTAGTACAGTGTAGCAAAAAGGCTTGGTAATCTCTATTCTGTAAGATCTTGACAGTAACCAGGATTTCTGTTTGAAATACTGCTGACATTGGTAAATTCTCAAAAGGCAGACCATTTTCATTTTAAATGGGTATGTATTATTGATTTGCCGCCTTAAAACCTTCAATTACAAGCAGATTTAAGGGATATATGTTCTGTGCTTATCCAAGGTACCCTTCAAAGAAGGATCTGAAGATGTGGTGACTGCAATGTAATTAGCTGGTACAAATAATTTAAAAGCTGAAAGACAATCTTATTTTGTAACAGGTGAAAATAGTTTACGGATTTTTATACAAAAAAGTTTTAAATATTTTCTTGAATCAGGTGTTTCTATGAAAAGTCAACCTAGCTAGTTGTTGTTTGATAAACCTTATCAAACCTTACAAGGTTACCTCAAAAGGCAGTTAGGACAATATTATCTAAAGACCAGCCAGATGGGGTGATATACAGGGTTTGTTCTCAAGGAAACAaaactcattttaaaaaaaaatttcaacaGTTCGATAATTATGTGACTACTCTTATCTGCATTTTTATTTCTGTAATGTTGACTAGCAACATTTTGATTCAGTTCATATTTGGAATAAACTTTATGGATGTAAAATGTACTGTTCGGTGATATAACTGGGGCAGATTTAGaccatgacataggagcagaattaggccatttggcccatcaagtctgctccgccattcaatcatagcagATCCTTTCTTCTCTTCTCAGCCTTCTCCCAATTTCTGGGTTCCGATAAAATCTACTCGAACTATTAGTTGATTTCTTCAGCATTAAAGCAAACAAATGATATGCTAAAAGAGTTGGACTTCGATTAGTAACTTTAATGCATTGTATTTTTTCCATTTAATGTAAAGCTTTAGTATATATTCTCTTTTAAATGCAGGATTTCTTCTATTCCCGTAAAAACTTTGTGAAGCCAGCACATCAGGAATACCCACATAGGAACTTTCAGGAGGAAGTGGAATTTCTAGATATGATTTTTCCAAGTAAGTTCAGATCAGCTGAAGTGCAAGTTTCACAGCTTAAAACCTAAATGGTTCTTGGTAATCATATACTTTGCACTTGAGAAAAGGGCTATTGGATACCAATGACTGAAGTGATCAAGAAATCATAGATATGAGAATAATTGAATTTCTTAATGAATTGTTACAGATCACATGTACACAAACAAAGGTGTGATAGAATTAATAAAGCCAGGCTAGGTGGCAGCACCAGTTTATGTATGTGAAGAGAGCAGTGCTTAATATCATGTAATTCTTCCAGTTTTAAGCAGCCACTGTTATTATCAGTGATTCACAAACCATTGATCTCCTTGGATGCAGAATCATGTATACCTAGCCATACCAGTGTGATGCTGTTTCATTTCCCAAACAAATCCTTGGTCGCTGGGTGCTGAAAAGGGAAACAATTGAATTGACCCATGTGTACTGGAAATTTGTATTTGACCCTTCTAGCAAGAAGGGAATTTAAAATCTAAATGAAGGGATCCGTGCCAAACTGTATTCGCTTTATCTTTATATTGTTTCTCACTATAGCTTATTTTGTGCCATTATCTTGTCTCTTCAGAGAGCCATGAACCATTTGTATTTTGAGGGCTGATTGCTTGATGTCAGGTTTCTGAACTGAAGTTAAACAGCAAGTGCTAGAAGTACTTAGGCTGGGCAGCTTCCCTGAGGGACGGGGAAGGTTTCAGCTCATTGattttgaactcaatcctactTCATTGAAGATATTTCCATCCCTAGCTTTCCTTCAAGATTTTAAACTCACAGCTACCCCAAGCTGGTTTGTTCTTCCTCTCAGCATGGTAGGTAACTAAATAGGAAAATAACCTTTGGTTTTTGGCATGACTGTGATCTCTTCATTTCTCCACAATGGGCATCACAGATTAAACAGTAATCACATATTGGTCATGTGTAGCATTTCGGGTCTAGCTGTAGCCAGTAAATTTTGCATttttcaaattaaaaaaaaaacttcacaaAAGAACCATCCCTAATGGCGCTTCTTCATTACCAGATGGGGCAGCCTATTGCATGGGACGTATGAATTCTGATTGCTGGTAAGctgtttttattatatattgctttTTCTGAATTGTATGTATGGGCATATGATCTAGTTTAAATGCTAAAATTAATAGCTTTCATAATTTTGTtatataaataaaattttaattttGGCACAAGTCAAAGCAAACAGAAGGACAAGACAAGAACAAAATTAGTTAAATTTCACTTTGGCATTTCAGTTAGTAGTTTAGTTCCTTGATTATGAGTGAACACTAGCTTTAGCTGAGTCGTTGCTGTATTGTTATACTTCAGAGCTTCAGTTTAGTTTAATTCTAGTAAATACCAAACCCCAGTTTTGGGTTTTTAAGATCGTTTCAATAGCAACCTAATTGTTGAATGCTCTAAACTCATTTTACAATGTTTACCATTTGTGAAATGTAATATTAATATTGTCATTCATTTGGTTCAGGTATCTTTACACTCTGGATGTGCCAGAGGATAGTGGGATCAAACAGCCAGATCAAACACTCGAGGTTCTGATGAGCGAGCTTGATCCAGCTGCCATGGACCAGTTCTTCATGAAAGATGGTGTTACTGTAAATGATGTCACTCGAGTATGTGTTAAATTGACGTAAAATAGTATGGACTTTAAGAAAATGCACAAGATCTTAAATATGGCTTTTTTTTCCCAGATGAGTGGAATTCGTGACCTGATACCAGGTTCAGTGATTGATGCCACATTGTTTGATCCTTGTGGCTATTCAATGAATGGAATGAAAGTGGATGTAAGTATGTGCCCTGTGTTAGAAAATGTCTGATTCTCTTTATCTCTTGTTTCCTTTCTTCTCTCTCATCACCCCAACAAAAAACACCTGGCTTCGTTGTTGTCTTTCAAAATTCCCAGTCACCAGTGCAGTTGTGTACCCATTTTATTGGCAGGTGTGTGAGGTGACAAGTTGTTTCTAAGGTGTACCTTTTTGTGCCTTTAGGATTAACAGCTTAAAGAATGAGAATGCCATGATATTTTCCCAAAAAAAAGCTAAATTCACCAAAAGTAATGAAATTGTGGCTCATATCCATTGTGATATAGACATCCTGCATTGAAAGGCAGTTACTCCATAAGTTAGCCAATTACCCCAGACATCAAACAAATTATGTAGTCAGATTGCAGGGAAGCTGAAAGGAAACAAAAACAGTTCTTTTTCTCTTTCATGGTCACCTCGTAATTTCTCTCATTTCCACATTCCCATCTATTTGCCCCCTGTCAGTTGGATTTACCCCACATTCCCATCTATTTGCCCCCTGTCAGTTGGATTTACCTATTACCTGTCAGTTTGTGCttctcccttccccctaccctttgacttctgtcctcttcctttccagtactgatgaagggttttggcccaaaatagtAACTCTTTTTCTCTTCATAAATGCTAGGACCaactgagtcccttcagcattttttgtgtgctgcaCGTTGTGAGGTTAAGTGTAATGTATCTCCTGTTCCTTTCTGCAGTTGATCTGAATTGTGATTACTGACAGGTAATATCTGAATTGCAGATCAACTGACTCTCCTTGGTAGGTGTTTGTGCTGACCTGCCAAAAACCAATGAAGATCTTGTAAGATTTGTAGTTTGTTCTAAGAGCTCTCCTTCCCTTAAAACTGATTACAAGACCTGGCCATTGAGCTCTTTTTCTTTCAATATGAGTGCACTTCAGTGTCAGTCCTGGGGCCTATTACCAAAATGCAACAGTCCTTAATGTTATCAAGCTCCTTCAAACAATTCTCACAGGTTTTAAACACAATTCTTAACATGGTATCTAATGAAATGTGCAAAATAAAAAATTGAAATATGCATGTTGGGTAGCAACTGAAAAAGCAAACCTTTGTTAAatggtaatatattgttttgAGACATTTGAAGGAATTACAGTCCAGTTCTATAAAATTAGCATTTTAAAGCTAGAATCATTGAGCAGTAAATACTGCTTAGTAACCCTTTTAAAATTCAATTACACTTAATGTGGCCAAACACAATTCTGGGGTATGTTCAGTTTTTAAATGTTAAGTTCTCCACCTAGTTGTTTCTGCCGGTTGTTTGATAAGACTGCTGATGCCATGTGCTATAGAATTTGCTAAATTGACAGTTTCCCTTGCAGGGCGGGTGCTTCCAACAATTTTCCTTGCCTTAGAAAATTTGCATCCTTTTTACACTTCAGCTCTCATTCATTTTCTCTTCTCCAGAGAGAACTCAGTTCAAGCCATCTTGTCCTGATTAGTTGCCATTTCCTTGGAAATGCAATCGACACATTTCTTGTTATAATAACAAATTTTAAATCATCCCATGCATGATTTTTTTCCTTGCTGTTTGGATGACAAGAATGTAGGTTTTGAGTCTTGGACAAATGTCTAGGAAGGTTTCAAACTTGAATTCTAAAAGTAAAGCAAGAAATGTTTGGGTTTGGCCACTTAGTGAAACCTCAAACAAACCCGAAACAAAATCTGTTGCATCATCTTCTGCAGCAAGTATGTACCAGATCAGATTTAGTGATCTCAATATATTGATGATTGGAAAATATTTTGGAATCcactaaatattttttaaaagtttatAATTGACATTATGTTTCTTTTTAATAGGGAACTTACTGGACAATTCACATTACCCCAGAGCAAGACTTTTCCTATGTTAGTTTTGAGACTAACCTGGCCCAGACTTCCTATGATGACTTAATCAATAAAATTGTTGATATCTTTAAGCCAGGGAAATTTGTTACGACCCTTTTTGTTAACCAGGTAAGATTCCACGTCTTTCTGCAAAACCAAAGTTGTTAACGATAGGTTGAGCACGGATGGAATAAAGGTAGGGATTGGAGTGAGAGGGATCATGAAATCTTGCCTGTGCAGTTTGAGAGTTGAAAttcattcattttttaaaatcttgggAAACAAAATTGGTACAAGTAAAACCGAATGGAAATTACTGTTTGACGAAGGAAACATGCCATCCTTATCAGCTTGGCCTACCTTTTACTCTCCTTTGTGATTTAGTAGCCACTGTATTGAAATGCTATGAGAATGCAGAAATGGGCATAAAATTTAGGTTGTGCATCAATATCCACAAAGTTATGGCTTGCCAGCAATTTTAACAAATGGTCTTTTGTACACCTCAGGTTTTGCAGGAATGTAGATATGGAAGATTGCAGGAAACTATTCCCAATATCAAAGATAGTAAAACtaggggacataattttagggTGAGGAGTAAGGGATCTTGAGTGACCTTTTTAGGCTGTAAAATACAGGGGGAGAATTGAGCCATTTGCCCTGTTAATTTTTTGCTTTGCTATttgatcagggctgatttattttccccatcAACcctgttcttccttctccccataacctttgcccTCATTAACCGATCTCCCCACTATGCCAAATAACTTGGCTGCCGCAGCTgttcatggcaatgaattccagatttaccaccacctggcaaaagaaattcctctgcaacTCCGGTCTGACACACACTATCTTTTGgatacattcactctatccaggcctctcaatattcagtagatttcaatataATCTCCTTT encodes the following:
- the amd1 gene encoding S-adenosylmethionine decarboxylase proenzyme isoform X1, which produces MENGAHFFEGTEKLLEVWFSRQDQCKGSGDLRTIPSLNQSGQSPLTSHYQDRSQNCRSLDILQFSHHCLQILETVVYEIPRRSAFSEIPKPLCLAPTIIPRFEWDKLLENVHCLIISVTKTDRQEAYILSESSMFVSKRRFILKTCGTTLLLQALVPLLDLAREYCGFDSIQDFFYSRKNFVKPAHQEYPHRNFQEEVEFLDMIFPNGAAYCMGRMNSDCWYLYTLDVPEDSGIKQPDQTLEVLMSELDPAAMDQFFMKDGVTVNDVTRMSGIRDLIPGSVIDATLFDPCGYSMNGMKVDGTYWTIHITPEQDFSYVSFETNLAQTSYDDLINKIVDIFKPGKFVTTLFVNQNSKCRSSFSSPQKIEGFKRLDRQFAQFNDYNFVFTSYVKHCQRQQS
- the amd1 gene encoding S-adenosylmethionine decarboxylase proenzyme isoform X3, with translation MENGAHFFEGTEKLLEVWFSRQDQCKGSGDLRTIPSESSMFVSKRRFILKTCGTTLLLQALVPLLDLAREYCGFDSIQDFFYSRKNFVKPAHQEYPHRNFQEEVEFLDMIFPNGAAYCMGRMNSDCWYLYTLDVPEDSGIKQPDQTLEVLMSELDPAAMDQFFMKDGVTVNDVTRMSGIRDLIPGSVIDATLFDPCGYSMNGMKVDGTYWTIHITPEQDFSYVSFETNLAQTSYDDLINKIVDIFKPGKFVTTLFVNQNSKCRSSFSSPQKIEGFKRLDRQFAQFNDYNFVFTSYVKHCQRQQS
- the amd1 gene encoding S-adenosylmethionine decarboxylase proenzyme isoform X2; the encoded protein is MENGAHFFEGTEKLLEVWFSRQDQCKGSGDLRTIPRFEWDKLLENVHCLIISVTKTDRQEAYILSESSMFVSKRRFILKTCGTTLLLQALVPLLDLAREYCGFDSIQDFFYSRKNFVKPAHQEYPHRNFQEEVEFLDMIFPNGAAYCMGRMNSDCWYLYTLDVPEDSGIKQPDQTLEVLMSELDPAAMDQFFMKDGVTVNDVTRMSGIRDLIPGSVIDATLFDPCGYSMNGMKVDGTYWTIHITPEQDFSYVSFETNLAQTSYDDLINKIVDIFKPGKFVTTLFVNQNSKCRSSFSSPQKIEGFKRLDRQFAQFNDYNFVFTSYVKHCQRQQS